A stretch of the Myxococcus guangdongensis genome encodes the following:
- a CDS encoding TonB-dependent receptor plug domain-containing protein — MRRTFLAGHLVCLALSLPSGAHAQASEDAVVPATVVRGKAPPPPDSPERRDPTGAITVIDASEHAGEARDTAELLVGSVGLAVQDSGGYGQSKSLVVRGAASNGVLVFLDGIPLNGAGGMADLSQVPAALVERLEVLRGGAGARYGSGGLGGAVNIVTRAPSSHVRASGEVVYGSWNTALGHVAVTGPLLDGNALVLLHAGRSDGDFAYELDELPAVPDNPVTAEARARNDAKGGGVLLRYRRRLPGGSRLDVLSELSLEDRAIPGTVQNPQSAGRQDLDRLSLGVRWSGTQASARGFFRRDGLEVTGGLLGAGGPQRHVVGGVELEGRTLLGGGHALTATVASSGEQVTQAKGAQSASWWRGSVMVMDEWALVDEVLSVVPSLRFERVGPYWLFSPKLGAWLSLGGGVGIRANAGQSHRAPSFLELYIRQGTLLPNPGLRPERVLYADAAVVWDSQAMVAGAPRWSVTAGGFAALYEDLIAYELYPPMMARPYNFDAARVWGAELEAEARLFSWLSASGGYTWLRTQNRLGDPRYFNQDLPNRPRQKWVGRVRAGPEWLNARTEVLYQASQFVNRTGTRSLPSRTLWSVGASSTFLHRPEVTLSVEVKNLLDARVQDFTGFPLPGRAAYATLAVSLEPAPSAPEGSNAPRAP, encoded by the coding sequence ATGCGGCGCACCTTCCTCGCCGGGCACCTGGTGTGTCTGGCGCTCAGCCTGCCTTCCGGAGCGCACGCGCAGGCGTCGGAGGACGCCGTCGTGCCCGCGACGGTGGTGCGAGGCAAGGCGCCGCCGCCTCCGGACTCGCCCGAGCGCCGCGACCCCACCGGCGCCATCACCGTCATCGACGCCAGCGAGCATGCGGGCGAGGCCCGGGACACGGCGGAGCTGCTCGTGGGCTCGGTGGGGCTCGCGGTGCAGGACTCCGGCGGCTACGGGCAGAGCAAGAGCCTGGTGGTGCGCGGCGCCGCGTCGAACGGGGTGTTGGTGTTCCTGGATGGAATCCCGCTCAACGGCGCGGGTGGCATGGCGGACCTGTCGCAGGTGCCGGCCGCGTTGGTGGAGCGGCTGGAGGTGCTGCGCGGCGGCGCGGGGGCGCGCTATGGCTCGGGAGGGCTCGGCGGCGCGGTGAACATCGTCACGCGCGCGCCGTCGTCGCACGTGCGAGCCAGTGGGGAAGTGGTCTACGGGAGCTGGAACACGGCGCTGGGGCACGTGGCCGTCACCGGGCCGCTGTTGGATGGGAATGCGCTGGTGCTGCTGCACGCGGGGCGCTCCGATGGGGACTTCGCCTACGAGCTCGATGAGCTGCCCGCGGTGCCAGACAACCCCGTCACGGCGGAGGCGCGCGCGCGCAACGACGCGAAGGGGGGCGGCGTGCTGCTGCGGTATCGGCGGCGGCTCCCGGGCGGCTCGCGGCTGGATGTGTTGTCCGAGCTGTCGCTGGAGGACCGCGCGATTCCGGGCACGGTGCAGAACCCCCAGTCCGCGGGGCGACAGGATTTGGACCGGCTGTCCTTGGGCGTGCGGTGGTCGGGGACGCAGGCGAGTGCGAGGGGGTTCTTCCGTCGCGATGGTCTGGAGGTGACGGGTGGACTGCTGGGCGCGGGTGGGCCGCAGCGGCATGTCGTGGGCGGAGTGGAGCTGGAGGGGCGGACGCTGCTCGGGGGCGGGCACGCGCTGACGGCGACGGTGGCGTCGTCGGGGGAGCAGGTCACCCAGGCGAAGGGCGCGCAGTCCGCGAGCTGGTGGCGCGGCAGCGTGATGGTGATGGACGAGTGGGCGCTGGTCGACGAGGTGTTGAGCGTCGTGCCGTCGCTGCGGTTCGAGCGGGTGGGGCCCTACTGGCTGTTCTCTCCGAAGCTCGGCGCGTGGTTGTCATTGGGCGGCGGTGTGGGGATTCGCGCGAACGCGGGACAGTCGCATCGCGCGCCGTCGTTCCTGGAGCTGTACATCCGGCAGGGGACGTTGTTGCCCAATCCGGGGTTGAGGCCCGAGCGGGTGCTCTACGCGGACGCGGCGGTGGTCTGGGATTCCCAGGCGATGGTGGCGGGGGCTCCGCGGTGGAGTGTGACGGCGGGCGGCTTCGCGGCGCTGTACGAGGACCTCATCGCGTACGAGCTGTATCCGCCGATGATGGCGCGGCCGTACAACTTCGACGCCGCGCGGGTGTGGGGCGCGGAGCTGGAGGCGGAGGCGCGGCTGTTCTCGTGGCTGTCGGCGAGCGGTGGCTACACGTGGCTGCGCACGCAGAACCGATTGGGAGACCCGCGCTACTTCAATCAGGACCTGCCCAATCGGCCGCGGCAGAAGTGGGTGGGGCGTGTGCGCGCGGGGCCGGAGTGGCTCAACGCTCGCACCGAGGTGCTGTATCAGGCCTCGCAGTTCGTCAATCGCACGGGCACGCGCTCACTGCCATCGCGCACGCTGTGGAGCGTGGGAGCCTCCAGCACCTTCCTGCACCGGCCGGAGGTGACGCTGTCGGTCGAGGTGAAGAACCTGCTCGACGCGCGGGTGCAGGACTTCACCGGCTTCCCGCTGCCAGGGCGCGCGGCGTACGCGACGCTCGCGGTGTCGCTCGAGCCGGCGCCTTCCGCTCCCGAGGGCTCGAATGCACCGCGTGCTCCGTGA
- a CDS encoding MXAN_6577-like cysteine-rich protein, translating to MLPAPSFVEPRRLVLSLLCVSVLVLTGCPDEGVVCTSGLVVCDGACVDTRGDTAHCGACGTTCSSGEVCQDGACGCRAGTVSCGGACVDTATDVAHCGACGSACASGQVCESGACREGCSEGLLRCSGACVDGQTDALHCGACGNVCPDAQSCRAGRCTYDVVAACFTNGQLVGIQAGTDQLGPRREFGAGIQALASWDGFVLGADMTNGKLLQAPGGNLGALVEEDSLGVVSGSPNDILVDPPHVYVIDSVNNTLQVLRRDGAAHGNGLGLRTVGQLNLGPNTSPQALARFGNLLYIPLFGTGSSNFQHGNAVARVDISDPTQPRKVDTLSLTGLDLKPFDSSGSMPLPFSVAATRTHVYVALTNLNPANDYRPNGPGMLARIDPATGAVSAIDLGKERCLNAGYVEAVGDQLVVACIGEAIYDTANGYIATSVRSTGLVLVKNDVPVASYALNPGCQPGAPGCMLSVASRFAVSRGAVYLADTNAGRVFVVEVGDGTLTERRGYSTPTAKGPALEACPVDPRRPVSNAIDVTALH from the coding sequence ATGCTCCCTGCACCTTCCTTCGTAGAGCCCAGGCGGCTCGTCCTGTCGCTGCTCTGTGTCTCGGTGCTCGTGCTCACGGGCTGTCCCGACGAGGGCGTGGTCTGCACCTCTGGCCTCGTCGTCTGTGACGGCGCCTGTGTGGACACGCGCGGCGACACCGCGCACTGCGGCGCCTGTGGCACCACGTGCTCCTCGGGCGAGGTCTGTCAGGACGGCGCCTGTGGTTGCCGCGCCGGCACCGTGTCTTGTGGCGGCGCCTGCGTGGACACCGCGACGGACGTCGCCCACTGCGGCGCGTGTGGCTCGGCCTGTGCCTCCGGACAGGTCTGCGAGTCCGGCGCCTGTCGCGAGGGCTGCTCCGAAGGTCTGCTGCGCTGCTCCGGCGCGTGCGTGGACGGCCAGACGGATGCGCTCCACTGCGGAGCCTGCGGCAACGTGTGCCCCGACGCGCAGTCCTGCCGCGCCGGGCGTTGCACCTACGACGTGGTGGCCGCGTGCTTCACCAACGGTCAGCTCGTGGGCATCCAGGCGGGGACGGACCAGCTCGGACCTCGCCGTGAGTTCGGCGCGGGCATCCAGGCGCTCGCGTCCTGGGATGGCTTCGTGCTCGGCGCGGACATGACCAACGGCAAGCTGCTCCAGGCCCCCGGCGGCAACCTGGGCGCGCTCGTGGAGGAGGACTCGTTGGGCGTCGTGTCCGGCTCCCCCAATGACATCCTCGTGGACCCGCCGCACGTGTACGTCATCGACTCGGTGAACAACACGCTCCAGGTGCTCCGCCGCGACGGCGCAGCCCACGGCAACGGCCTGGGCCTGCGCACCGTGGGTCAGTTGAACCTGGGGCCGAACACCAGCCCCCAGGCACTCGCGCGCTTCGGCAACCTGCTCTACATCCCGCTCTTCGGCACCGGCAGCTCCAACTTCCAGCACGGCAACGCCGTGGCGCGCGTGGACATCTCCGACCCCACGCAGCCGCGCAAGGTGGACACCCTGTCGCTCACCGGCCTGGACCTGAAGCCCTTCGACAGCAGCGGCTCCATGCCCCTGCCGTTCTCGGTCGCGGCGACGCGCACCCACGTGTACGTGGCCCTCACCAACCTCAACCCCGCCAATGACTACCGCCCCAACGGGCCCGGCATGCTCGCGCGCATCGACCCCGCCACCGGCGCCGTGAGCGCCATCGACCTGGGCAAGGAGCGCTGCCTCAACGCGGGCTACGTGGAAGCCGTCGGTGACCAGCTCGTGGTTGCCTGCATCGGTGAGGCCATCTACGACACGGCCAATGGCTACATCGCCACGTCCGTGCGCTCCACGGGCCTGGTGCTGGTGAAGAACGACGTGCCCGTGGCGTCCTACGCGCTGAATCCTGGGTGTCAGCCCGGCGCACCGGGTTGCATGCTGTCCGTGGCCAGCCGCTTCGCCGTGTCCCGGGGCGCGGTGTACCTGGCGGACACCAACGCGGGGCGCGTCTTCGTCGTGGAAGTCGGCGATGGCACCCTCACCGAGCGCAGGGGTTACTCCACGCCCACCGCGAAGGGCCCCGCGCTCGAGGCGTGCCCGGTGGACCCCCGACGCCCCGTGTCCAACGCCATCGACGTCACCGCGCTCCATTGA
- a CDS encoding cell surface protein — protein MNTRALHGLGRGALFALALSLSACGGDEAPPAPTDEDAGPGDSGTDASPSRPADPYADEVVEYLPGPGAGFGQDRFPSIVLGAPVGAGLDSGSLDVLSLGKGGSITLRFTDIAVVDGPGVDLLVFENPFLIAGGPRAFTERGRVSVSDDGVQWHEFPCAPSDATNNYPGCAGVRPVTANPAAGISATDPAVAGGDGFDLATVGLARARYVRIVDAGTNGSAGTSAGFDLDGVAVVNGVSLPAAP, from the coding sequence GTGAACACGCGCGCCCTCCACGGGCTCGGCCGGGGCGCGCTGTTCGCCCTGGCGCTGAGCCTGTCCGCGTGCGGCGGGGACGAGGCTCCCCCCGCGCCCACGGACGAGGACGCGGGGCCCGGTGACTCGGGCACCGACGCGAGCCCCTCGCGGCCCGCGGACCCGTACGCGGACGAGGTGGTCGAGTACCTGCCCGGCCCCGGCGCGGGCTTCGGGCAGGACCGCTTCCCGTCCATCGTCCTGGGCGCCCCGGTGGGCGCGGGGCTGGACAGCGGGTCGCTGGATGTCCTCTCGCTGGGCAAGGGCGGCTCCATCACCTTGCGCTTCACGGACATCGCGGTGGTCGACGGCCCGGGCGTGGACCTGCTCGTCTTCGAGAACCCGTTCCTCATCGCGGGAGGCCCGCGCGCCTTCACCGAGCGGGGACGCGTCTCGGTGAGCGACGACGGCGTGCAGTGGCACGAGTTCCCCTGCGCCCCCTCGGACGCGACGAACAACTACCCGGGCTGCGCGGGCGTGCGTCCCGTCACGGCCAACCCCGCCGCCGGCATCAGCGCCACGGACCCCGCCGTGGCCGGGGGGGACGGGTTCGACCTGGCCACCGTGGGCCTCGCCCGGGCGCGTTACGTGCGCATCGTCGACGCGGGCACCAACGGCTCGGCGGGCACGTCCGCGGGCTTCGATCTGGACGGTGTCGCCGTGGTGAACGGCGTGTCGTTGCCCGCCGCGCCATGA
- a CDS encoding QcrA and Rieske domain-containing protein, translated as MTDLDRRAALLTLARGGCALAALGVGCGGEWREAVVLDLPPEGASCPDLPQPGTTAEGWVEVRLQDHPGLESPGGHARVHAPEALLDVLLVHTKPGCFVALWRICTHGDCGVDWRPADGVMECPCHGSRFALDGAVLQGPAERPLAVFTAVRQGASVFIHRPR; from the coding sequence ATGACCGACCTGGACCGCCGCGCCGCGCTCCTCACGCTGGCCCGGGGCGGCTGTGCCCTGGCCGCGCTGGGCGTGGGGTGCGGCGGCGAGTGGCGGGAGGCCGTCGTCCTGGACCTCCCGCCCGAGGGCGCCTCCTGCCCTGACCTCCCCCAGCCCGGCACCACCGCCGAGGGCTGGGTGGAGGTGCGGCTCCAGGACCATCCGGGCCTCGAGTCCCCTGGGGGCCACGCCCGGGTGCACGCGCCCGAGGCCCTGCTGGACGTGCTGCTGGTGCACACGAAGCCCGGGTGCTTCGTGGCGCTGTGGCGCATCTGCACGCACGGCGACTGCGGCGTGGACTGGCGGCCCGCCGACGGCGTGATGGAGTGCCCCTGCCACGGCTCGCGCTTCGCCCTGGACGGCGCCGTCCTCCAGGGCCCGGCGGAGCGTCCGCTGGCGGTGTTCACCGCGGTGCGGCAAGGCGCGTCCGTCTTCATCCACCGGCCCCGCTGA
- a CDS encoding FHA domain-containing protein, with translation MWQIIINGPGYFDTSYDLPEGVTSLGRADENDIVLGGDLVSRRHARLYVEADILRIEDLGSRNGSRVNGAPLQGSRQLSPGDSVALGENTLAVRQPNTVENAATEMVDLGAGGVVRFGHGQDVGPSVLLAKSVRDADVLRLLDNVGPVPFEDFNQQASSPAAPASPRVAQETLVLMFRTAEALSTATTLSTFLDLTMDRLLERTDATTAVVLLKHSTGALVPAAVRHRGRLAKGEVPVSDAIVDEALRQGRALAVGDVRDDRRFAARESVILYGVASVLCIPIGSEAPYQGVLYVNTSAKGDGLEPMLDACSAVAHLVATGVQKFSPRDGGATQERLRRSLERFHPPDVAERRATEAQRQGGRLPGLEERTLTVLHVELVGFPALASRIGGAKATSLLSDFHARATGIVFSFEATVESFIGESMRALFGVPYVKGEDSVRAVRAGLALRSDWERAMSRRPVDERCSLRMALHTTRALVGMIGNEVRPDYTAVGEGMSVATWLAATGNPGQVLISGKVLAAVAARFDVMPLGERLVRPPKEKVAAFEVLDEDVGVLTNPGLR, from the coding sequence ATGTGGCAGATCATCATCAACGGGCCCGGCTACTTCGACACGTCCTATGACTTGCCCGAGGGCGTGACGAGCCTGGGCCGCGCCGACGAGAACGACATCGTGCTGGGCGGAGACCTGGTCTCGCGCCGGCACGCGCGCCTCTACGTGGAGGCGGACATCCTGCGCATCGAGGACCTGGGCAGCCGCAACGGCAGCCGCGTCAACGGCGCGCCCCTGCAGGGCTCCCGGCAGCTGTCCCCCGGCGACTCCGTGGCGCTGGGCGAGAACACGCTCGCGGTGCGCCAACCCAACACCGTGGAGAACGCCGCCACGGAGATGGTGGACCTGGGCGCCGGCGGTGTCGTGCGCTTCGGCCACGGGCAGGACGTGGGGCCCTCCGTGCTGCTCGCCAAGAGCGTGCGGGACGCGGACGTGCTGCGCCTGCTCGACAACGTGGGGCCCGTGCCCTTCGAGGACTTCAACCAGCAGGCCTCCTCGCCCGCCGCCCCGGCCAGCCCCCGCGTGGCGCAGGAGACGCTGGTGCTGATGTTCCGCACCGCGGAGGCGCTCTCCACCGCCACCACGCTGTCCACCTTCCTGGACCTGACGATGGACCGGCTCCTGGAGCGCACCGACGCCACCACGGCGGTGGTGCTGCTCAAGCACTCCACGGGGGCGCTCGTGCCCGCGGCGGTGCGCCACCGGGGACGGCTGGCCAAGGGCGAGGTGCCGGTGTCCGACGCCATCGTCGACGAGGCCCTGCGCCAGGGCCGCGCGCTCGCGGTGGGCGACGTGCGCGACGACCGCCGCTTCGCCGCGCGCGAGAGTGTCATCCTCTACGGCGTGGCCAGCGTGCTGTGCATCCCCATCGGCTCCGAGGCGCCGTACCAGGGCGTGCTCTACGTCAACACCTCCGCCAAGGGGGACGGGCTGGAGCCCATGCTGGACGCGTGCTCGGCGGTGGCGCACCTGGTGGCCACCGGCGTGCAGAAGTTCTCCCCGCGCGACGGCGGCGCCACGCAGGAGCGACTGCGCCGCTCGCTGGAGCGCTTCCACCCGCCCGACGTCGCCGAGCGCCGCGCCACCGAGGCCCAACGCCAGGGTGGCCGGCTGCCGGGCCTGGAGGAGCGCACCCTCACGGTGCTGCACGTGGAGCTGGTGGGCTTCCCCGCCCTGGCCTCGCGCATCGGCGGGGCCAAGGCGACCAGCCTGCTCAGTGACTTCCACGCGCGCGCCACCGGCATCGTGTTCAGCTTCGAGGCCACCGTGGAGTCCTTCATCGGTGAGTCCATGCGGGCCCTGTTCGGCGTGCCGTACGTGAAGGGCGAGGACTCCGTGCGGGCGGTGCGGGCGGGCCTGGCGCTGCGCTCGGACTGGGAGCGGGCGATGAGCCGCCGTCCGGTGGACGAGCGCTGCTCGCTGCGGATGGCCCTGCACACCACGCGGGCCCTGGTGGGGATGATCGGCAACGAGGTCCGCCCCGACTACACGGCGGTGGGCGAGGGCATGTCCGTGGCCACGTGGCTGGCGGCGACGGGCAACCCTGGGCAGGTGTTGATTTCCGGTAAGGTGCTGGCGGCCGTGGCGGCCCGCTTCGACGTGATGCCCCTGGGGGAGCGGCTGGTGCGCCCCCCCAAGGAGAAGGTGGCCGCCTTCGAGGTCCTCGACGAGGACGTCGGGGTGTTGACGAACCCCGGCCTGCGGTGA
- a CDS encoding serine/threonine-protein kinase: MNAHNPSARLRPFRPQPFGRYTLLSHLATGGMGEIYLARLEGAQGFEKLCVIKKILPQLAEDTDFVERFVGEARTLVRLSHGSIAQVLDMGLHEGEAYMALEHVDGKDLRKVAARVRDRQVPLPLTFILYVMGRVLDALAYAHRKKDDDGEDLKLVHRDISPQNILISYEGEVKVIDFGLAKSRLSAAKTNPSIILGKFLYMSPEQARHQPVDRRADLYAVGLTLYELICGKNPFDGIHPGELMSVVANPKVAPLDEVEPLTPRAVTALVAKALEVDPTQRFQTAEEFRGRLQACLMEIDASAGPESVSRFMRELFTADFQSERRLLSSLKDVPRGGYSEARAASPEPSDEGAAPRPSPPAGAMLPAKTIRLDGPVEALSFHPTRRSRDGGPVDDGETRPGIPIDESTRPAFPLEALEEEARARAAKLNPDTSPSVSVEVAPEVSRPTTPPPAVAPVPRPPSQTREVPLTAMPPEAIPPAPPPPAPPPSRPDTRPTELELLPVGAVAGSSDGQGSPYDATDPRAEPLRPFGEDPRTSRPATFSGGSPRPPPPPVTPPPAAVMPQRQALVPPGAPAPSAPARSGVMMMPAVGVPPEAPASGVTTRPGPGAAMPLAGEVPASGVTTRPGPGASVMPSAGEVPASGVTTRPGPGAASMPSTAAPPPGSPARSGAMTMPPAGAQVRGGSLTSNPGVPSRSGAMSMPDTALTSNPGVPSRSGALPAQGGSLTSNPGVAARSGALPAQGGALTSNPGVPSRSGALPVQGAALTSNPGVASRSKVGEPGVVVSSLESGGDADAEMPVLTPEQMGHGEPSERLEEMDTNPRASRPGRAERYEDTHPRAPRDADTDPRGPRVADMQARAAVHEDTQPRVVLDESLLRDAEGVTRDDEERSGVSRPKTGSRRVRPSSPGMAPAQGRRTGVSRPVVVAMPEASEDEEEDADVRVSMTANDETRRTSVPSRPNVPVRRPSEDTRKTTVPKRARRSSALTWVVVLGGLGALTAGGAFLMSDPQVRGMVTNQLEQLGLVAKGPEGAPPASPVAPGAKAPKAPVEGAAEPNPGAGDTAVAEQAPVEAAAPGEQAPAPKPAAVETPPPAPAAVAETDAQKSVADDDGSLLAPLGKPTPKAPAPKRANTNRVRIIKGMGSQSELSREWKAANADLKKLKTHRSCDDLGLLCTRRDDLDEEVVAAEGEGSPDLLKRVRNFRKQVQVQLESVEQ; this comes from the coding sequence ATGAACGCTCATAACCCTTCCGCCCGGCTGCGTCCGTTCCGGCCCCAGCCCTTTGGCCGGTACACCCTCTTGTCCCATCTGGCGACGGGCGGGATGGGTGAAATCTATCTCGCGAGGCTGGAGGGCGCGCAGGGCTTCGAGAAGCTGTGCGTCATCAAGAAAATCCTCCCGCAGCTCGCCGAGGACACCGACTTCGTCGAGCGCTTCGTCGGTGAGGCGCGCACGCTGGTCCGCCTGAGCCACGGCTCCATCGCCCAGGTGCTGGACATGGGGCTGCACGAGGGCGAGGCCTACATGGCCCTCGAGCACGTGGACGGCAAGGACCTGCGCAAGGTGGCCGCCCGGGTGCGGGACAGGCAGGTGCCGCTGCCCCTGACGTTCATCCTCTACGTGATGGGCCGGGTGCTGGACGCGCTGGCGTACGCGCACCGCAAGAAGGATGACGACGGGGAGGACCTGAAGCTGGTCCACCGGGACATCTCGCCGCAGAACATCCTCATCTCCTACGAGGGGGAGGTGAAGGTCATCGACTTCGGGCTCGCCAAGAGCCGGCTGTCGGCGGCGAAGACGAACCCGAGCATCATCCTGGGCAAGTTCCTCTACATGTCCCCCGAGCAGGCCCGGCACCAGCCGGTGGACCGGCGCGCGGACCTGTACGCGGTGGGCCTGACGCTCTACGAGCTCATCTGCGGGAAGAACCCCTTCGACGGCATCCACCCCGGCGAGCTGATGTCGGTGGTGGCCAACCCGAAGGTGGCGCCGCTGGATGAGGTGGAGCCGCTCACGCCGCGCGCGGTGACGGCGTTGGTGGCCAAGGCGCTGGAGGTGGACCCGACGCAGCGCTTCCAGACGGCGGAGGAGTTCCGCGGCCGGCTGCAGGCGTGCCTGATGGAGATTGACGCCAGCGCGGGGCCGGAGAGCGTCAGCCGCTTCATGCGCGAGCTGTTCACCGCGGACTTCCAGTCCGAGCGCCGGCTGCTGTCGAGCCTCAAGGACGTGCCTCGCGGGGGCTACTCCGAGGCGCGCGCCGCGTCCCCGGAGCCCTCGGACGAGGGGGCCGCGCCGCGTCCGTCGCCGCCGGCCGGAGCGATGTTGCCGGCGAAGACCATCCGCCTGGATGGCCCGGTGGAGGCGCTCTCCTTCCATCCCACGCGGCGCAGCCGTGATGGTGGGCCCGTGGATGATGGGGAGACGCGTCCGGGCATCCCCATCGACGAGTCCACCCGGCCCGCCTTCCCGCTGGAGGCGCTGGAGGAGGAGGCGCGGGCCCGTGCGGCGAAGCTGAATCCGGACACCTCGCCCTCCGTGTCCGTGGAGGTGGCGCCCGAGGTCTCCCGCCCGACCACGCCGCCGCCCGCCGTCGCTCCCGTGCCTCGGCCGCCGTCGCAGACGCGCGAGGTTCCGCTCACGGCCATGCCGCCGGAGGCGATTCCTCCCGCGCCACCGCCGCCCGCGCCGCCGCCGTCGCGTCCGGACACGCGGCCCACGGAGCTGGAGCTGCTGCCCGTGGGCGCGGTCGCCGGCTCCTCGGACGGGCAGGGGAGCCCGTACGACGCCACCGACCCCCGCGCGGAGCCGCTGCGTCCCTTCGGCGAGGACCCGCGCACGTCCCGCCCCGCCACGTTCAGCGGTGGGAGCCCGCGTCCCCCTCCGCCTCCCGTCACGCCGCCTCCCGCGGCGGTGATGCCCCAGCGGCAGGCGCTCGTTCCTCCTGGCGCGCCAGCACCGTCGGCTCCGGCGCGCTCCGGCGTGATGATGATGCCCGCTGTCGGCGTGCCCCCGGAGGCGCCGGCGTCGGGTGTGACGACGCGGCCTGGACCGGGGGCCGCGATGCCCTTGGCGGGTGAGGTGCCTGCTTCGGGTGTGACGACTCGGCCTGGGCCAGGGGCCTCGGTGATGCCCTCGGCGGGTGAAGTGCCCGCTTCCGGCGTGACGACGCGGCCTGGACCTGGGGCCGCCTCGATGCCCTCGACCGCCGCGCCGCCTCCCGGGTCTCCGGCGCGCTCGGGCGCGATGACCATGCCGCCCGCCGGTGCCCAGGTTCGGGGTGGCTCCCTGACGTCGAACCCGGGCGTGCCGTCTCGCTCGGGGGCGATGTCGATGCCCGACACGGCCCTGACGTCGAACCCGGGCGTGCCGTCTCGCTCGGGGGCCCTGCCGGCGCAGGGCGGCTCCCTGACGTCGAACCCCGGAGTCGCAGCGCGCTCGGGAGCGCTGCCGGCGCAGGGGGGGGCCCTGACGTCGAACCCGGGCGTTCCCTCACGCTCGGGCGCGTTGCCGGTGCAGGGCGCCGCGCTGACGTCGAACCCGGGCGTGGCGTCACGCTCGAAGGTCGGCGAGCCGGGCGTGGTGGTCTCCTCTCTGGAGTCGGGCGGTGACGCGGACGCCGAGATGCCGGTGCTCACGCCCGAGCAGATGGGGCACGGCGAGCCATCGGAGCGCCTGGAGGAGATGGACACGAACCCCCGGGCGTCGCGGCCCGGGCGAGCGGAGCGCTACGAGGACACGCATCCGCGCGCGCCTCGGGACGCGGACACGGACCCTCGGGGTCCGCGCGTGGCGGACATGCAGGCTCGCGCCGCCGTCCACGAGGACACCCAGCCTCGCGTCGTCCTGGATGAGAGCCTCTTGCGTGACGCGGAGGGCGTCACGCGCGATGACGAGGAGCGCTCGGGCGTCTCGCGTCCGAAGACGGGCTCGCGTCGAGTGCGGCCGTCCTCGCCGGGGATGGCGCCCGCGCAGGGGCGACGCACGGGCGTCAGCCGCCCCGTGGTCGTCGCCATGCCCGAGGCCTCCGAGGACGAGGAAGAGGACGCGGACGTGCGGGTGTCGATGACCGCGAATGACGAGACGCGGCGCACCTCCGTGCCCTCGCGGCCCAACGTCCCCGTCCGTCGCCCGTCGGAGGACACGCGCAAGACCACCGTGCCCAAGCGCGCCAGGCGCAGCTCCGCGCTGACATGGGTGGTGGTGCTGGGCGGGTTGGGAGCGCTGACCGCGGGCGGGGCGTTCCTCATGTCGGACCCTCAGGTCCGAGGGATGGTGACGAACCAGCTCGAGCAGCTCGGCCTCGTCGCCAAGGGGCCCGAGGGAGCTCCACCTGCGAGTCCCGTGGCCCCTGGAGCAAAGGCGCCGAAGGCTCCCGTGGAGGGCGCGGCGGAGCCCAATCCGGGCGCAGGTGACACCGCGGTGGCGGAGCAGGCGCCCGTGGAGGCGGCGGCCCCTGGTGAGCAGGCCCCGGCTCCCAAGCCCGCGGCCGTGGAGACCCCACCGCCCGCGCCTGCCGCGGTGGCGGAGACCGACGCGCAGAAGAGCGTCGCGGACGATGATGGCTCGTTGCTGGCGCCCCTGGGGAAGCCGACCCCCAAGGCCCCCGCACCCAAGCGCGCCAACACCAATCGCGTGCGCATCATCAAGGGGATGGGCTCCCAGTCCGAGCTGTCACGCGAGTGGAAGGCGGCGAACGCCGACCTCAAGAAGCTCAAGACGCACAGGTCCTGCGACGACCTGGGTTTGCTTTGCACGAGACGGGACGACCTGGACGAAGAGGTTGTTGCCGCCGAGGGTGAGGGCAGCCCCGATCTCTTGAAGAGGGTGAGGAACTTCAGGAAGCAGGTCCAGGTTCAGCTGGAGTCGGTTGAACAGTGA